The following proteins come from a genomic window of Lycium ferocissimum isolate CSIRO_LF1 chromosome 4, AGI_CSIRO_Lferr_CH_V1, whole genome shotgun sequence:
- the LOC132053841 gene encoding cytochrome P450 71D7-like, whose amino-acid sequence MEENWKKRQLLSEIVFWNSSIKRGVNLPVSAAFSSSSQLLFEETIDSELRIDIVAGGTDTSSKIIIWALLEMMKNPNIMANAQSEVRQVFQEKKNYDEGDLEKSKYLKLAIKETLRLHPPIPLVPKECKEQTDIDGYTIRCKTNVLVNIWALGRDPESWDDPESFIPERFENSSINFMGNHYEFIPFGAGRRSCPGMLFGLAAIEVALAQLLHHFEWQLPYGTNPQDLDMTETPGLTAAKQKDLYLVAVDHRNDDEF is encoded by the exons atggaagaaaactGGAAAAAGAGACaattgttgtcggaaa TTGTGTTCTGGAATAGTTCCATCAAACGAGGTGTGAATCTTCCAGTTAGTGCAGCCTTTTCTTCGTCATCTCAG TTGCTGTTTGAGGAGACAATTGATTCTGAACTTAGAATT GACATCGTTGCGGGTGGAACTGATACATCATCCAAAATTATTATTTGGGCATTGTTAGAAATGATGAAGAATCCAAATATTATGGCCAATGCTCAAAGTGAAGTGAGACAAGtctttcaagaaaagaaaaattatgatGAAGGAGatcttgaaaagtcaaaatacCTGAAGTTGGCGATTAAGGAAACATTAAGGTTACATCCTCCCATTCCTCTAGTGCCTAAGGAATGTAAGGAGCAAACAGATATTGATGGATACACCATACGTTGTAAGACTAACGTGTTGGTCAACATATGGGCACTCGGAAGAGATCCTGAAAGTTGGGACGATCCTGAAAGTTTTATACCAGAGAGATTTGAGAACTCTTCTATTAACTTTATGGGAAACCACTATGAGTTTATTCCATTTGGTGCAGGAAGAAGGAGTTGTCCAGGAATGCTATTTGGTTTAGCTGCTATTGAAGTTGCACTGGCACAGTTACTCCACCACTTTGAATGGCAACTCCCATATGGAACTAATCCCCAAGATTTGGATATGACTGAAACACCGGGATTAACTGCAGCAAAACAAAAAGATTTGTATTTAGTTGCTGTAGATCATAGAAACGATGACGAATTTTGA